The following proteins come from a genomic window of Corallococcus sp. NCRR:
- a CDS encoding FHA domain-containing protein, with the protein MLSVQELRALASALPVGAFQHQLGPFALVQRPPSELSAAALAPTRMADPGDVEQGMLALLFEFDDLLVATLPTLKDSDALRIGRRLDCELVLDDASVSKQHAELKWSRAAGRCTVRDLGSTNGTFVNASTIGQREVPLRGGDILSFGNVQFWYLLTDALHERLRAGAASGLGSHSG; encoded by the coding sequence GTGCTGTCCGTCCAGGAATTGCGCGCGCTCGCCTCCGCACTCCCCGTGGGTGCCTTTCAACATCAGTTGGGTCCCTTCGCGCTGGTGCAGCGCCCGCCGTCGGAGCTGTCCGCCGCCGCGCTCGCGCCCACCCGCATGGCCGACCCGGGCGACGTCGAGCAGGGCATGCTCGCCCTGCTCTTCGAGTTCGACGACCTGCTCGTCGCCACGCTCCCCACCCTCAAGGATTCGGACGCGCTGCGCATTGGCCGGCGGCTGGACTGCGAGCTGGTGCTGGACGACGCGTCCGTGTCCAAGCAGCACGCGGAGCTCAAGTGGAGCCGCGCGGCGGGCCGCTGCACCGTGCGCGACCTGGGCTCCACCAACGGCACCTTCGTGAATGCCAGCACCATCGGGCAGCGCGAGGTGCCGCTCCGGGGCGGCGACATCCTCAGCTTCGGCAACGTCCAGTTCTGGTACCTGCTCACGGACGCGCTCCATGAGCGGCTGCGCGCGGGCGCGGCCTCCGGCCTGGGCTCCCACTCTGGCTGA